In Deinococcus seoulensis, the following are encoded in one genomic region:
- a CDS encoding MFS transporter, whose amino-acid sequence MNDRPTLLRLPADAVAAPPPDTMTVDRAIEHLGLGAFQYRLLLICGLTFAADAMAVLVMGFALGNVRDSFGLEAGTLPVTLLTLATFAGMLIGAPLWGRVADRYGRRPVFLTTVTLGVLFGLLSALAPSVGVLIAARVLTGFAIGGTMPVDYAMMAEFMPAALRGRFLVLVEGFWAIGTLGMAALASVLLAGSTLDLPGDGWRWLVALTALPGVAGLLVRVGVPDSPRWLVARGRMDDALNALGQVARRNRRDLPDLPLAPPLPAPRRTSRFAALFGPDLRDRTFLLAAAWFGMSLGYYGIFSWLPTYLRANGFELTETYLTTLLLACAQIPGYLLASLLIEWVGRRATLVGFMLVSAVGAYLFLLVDSAVGVLLTSALLSFSLLGTWGALYAYTPELFPTLLRASGMGVASAFARLGSLVSPFAAALLLGGNLAQSLTVFAALFVLSAACVWTVGIETQGRPLRDRETA is encoded by the coding sequence GTGAACGACCGCCCCACCCTGCTGCGCCTGCCCGCCGACGCCGTGGCCGCGCCCCCGCCGGACACCATGACGGTTGACCGCGCCATCGAGCACCTGGGCCTGGGGGCCTTCCAGTACCGCCTGCTGCTGATCTGCGGCCTGACCTTCGCCGCCGACGCCATGGCCGTGCTGGTCATGGGATTCGCGCTGGGCAACGTGCGCGACTCGTTCGGACTGGAGGCCGGGACGCTGCCGGTCACGCTGCTGACCCTGGCGACCTTCGCGGGCATGCTGATCGGCGCGCCGCTGTGGGGGCGCGTGGCCGACCGTTACGGCCGCCGCCCGGTGTTCCTGACGACCGTGACGCTGGGCGTGCTGTTCGGCCTGCTCAGCGCCCTGGCGCCCAGCGTGGGCGTGCTGATCGCCGCGCGCGTCCTGACCGGCTTCGCCATCGGCGGGACCATGCCCGTGGATTACGCCATGATGGCCGAATTCATGCCCGCCGCGCTGCGCGGCCGGTTCCTGGTGCTGGTCGAGGGGTTCTGGGCCATCGGGACGCTGGGCATGGCGGCGCTCGCCTCGGTGCTGCTGGCCGGGAGCACCCTGGACTTACCCGGCGACGGCTGGCGCTGGCTGGTGGCCCTGACGGCCCTGCCGGGCGTGGCGGGCCTGCTGGTGCGGGTGGGCGTGCCGGACTCGCCGCGCTGGCTGGTCGCGCGCGGCCGCATGGACGACGCCCTGAACGCCCTGGGTCAGGTGGCGCGCCGCAACCGCCGCGACCTGCCGGACCTGCCGCTGGCCCCGCCGCTGCCCGCGCCGCGCCGCACGTCGCGTTTCGCGGCGCTGTTCGGCCCGGACCTGCGCGACCGGACGTTCCTGCTGGCCGCCGCGTGGTTCGGCATGAGCCTCGGCTACTACGGCATCTTCTCGTGGCTGCCCACGTACCTGCGCGCCAACGGCTTCGAACTGACCGAAACGTACCTGACGACCCTGCTGCTGGCCTGCGCGCAGATTCCGGGGTACCTGCTGGCCTCGCTGCTGATCGAGTGGGTGGGCCGCCGCGCCACGCTGGTGGGGTTCATGCTGGTCAGCGCGGTCGGCGCGTACCTGTTCCTGCTGGTGGACTCGGCCGTGGGCGTGCTGCTGACCTCGGCGCTGCTGTCGTTCTCGCTGCTGGGCACCTGGGGCGCCCTGTACGCCTACACCCCGGAACTGTTCCCGACGCTGCTGCGCGCCTCGGGCATGGGGGTCGCCAGTGCGTTCGCGCGGCTGGGCAGTCTGGTGTCACCGTTCGCGGCGGCGTTGCTGCTGGGCGGGAACCTCGCGCAGTCCCTGACGGTGTTCGCGGCGCTGTTCGTGCTGTCCGCCGCGTGCGTCTGGACGGTCGGCATCGAGACGCAGGGCCGCCCCCTGCGTGACCGGGAGACCGCGTGA
- a CDS encoding M3 family metallopeptidase, producing the protein MTATQTDPTGVSNPLLNVGFRIPFDQIRPEHAEGAVDTLLALTQQKLEDLAAAPQRAFANFMADLDTLTEQLDTVNTIVHHLDAVISSPEWTAAKLAILPRTSEFYTRLGLHEGLWDALKAFAATPEAAALDPVRARHLQTTIDEFRREGADLQGDDRDRLLTLNTRLAEVTSAFSRNVLDSTAAYELYVPTERLSGVPQRVQDATRRDAEGRGQEGHRLTLHAPTLLPILTYADDRQLRRELWQAQGQLGVQEGRDNRPLIREILKLRREKAQLLGFRNFADYVLHDRMAGSGDRALSFERDLDARTRPAFERENAELVAFYHERAGADAPALQPWDGAYWAEKQRHEQYDFDEEALRPYFPMDGVLAGMFEIVRRVFGVSVSESQAPGWHPEVRYYDIHDEAGTHVASFYTDWFPRDSKRAGAWMNAFITGGPRENGVEPHLGLMCGNMTPPDADTPALLSIREVETVFHEFGHLLHHALSRVSVKSLSGTRVAWDFVELPSQIMENWVMEREALDLFARHYQTGQTIPEDLFGRMIAARNYRAANAAMRQYSFGLTDLSLHVEFDPTGDADPLPYARDIMATFIPFPLPDTYAQIASFSHLFSSPVGYGAGYYSYKWAEVLDADAFSRFAQEGIFNRDTGRAFVDSVLSRGNSADPSELYREFMGRDPDADALLRRSGLL; encoded by the coding sequence ATGACTGCAACTCAGACTGATCCGACCGGCGTGAGCAACCCCCTGCTGAACGTCGGGTTCCGCATTCCGTTCGACCAGATCCGCCCCGAACACGCCGAGGGCGCCGTGGACACCCTGCTGGCCCTCACGCAACAGAAACTCGAGGACCTGGCCGCCGCCCCGCAGCGCGCATTCGCGAACTTCATGGCCGACCTCGACACCCTGACCGAGCAGCTGGACACCGTGAACACCATCGTTCACCACCTGGACGCCGTGATCAGCAGCCCCGAATGGACCGCCGCGAAACTCGCCATCCTGCCCAGAACCAGCGAGTTCTACACCCGCCTGGGCCTGCACGAGGGCCTCTGGGACGCCCTGAAAGCCTTCGCCGCCACGCCCGAGGCCGCCGCGCTCGACCCCGTCCGCGCCCGGCACCTTCAGACCACCATCGACGAATTCCGCCGCGAGGGCGCCGACCTTCAGGGCGATGACCGCGACCGCCTGCTGACCCTGAACACCCGCCTCGCCGAGGTGACCAGCGCCTTCTCCCGCAACGTGCTGGACTCCACCGCCGCGTACGAACTGTACGTGCCCACAGAACGCCTGAGCGGCGTGCCGCAACGCGTTCAGGACGCCACCCGCCGCGACGCGGAAGGCCGGGGCCAGGAAGGGCACCGCCTGACCCTGCACGCCCCCACCCTGCTGCCCATCCTGACCTACGCCGACGACCGCCAACTGCGCCGCGAACTGTGGCAGGCGCAGGGGCAACTGGGCGTGCAGGAAGGCCGCGACAACCGCCCCCTGATCCGCGAGATCCTCAAACTCCGCCGCGAGAAGGCGCAGTTGCTGGGCTTCCGGAACTTCGCGGACTACGTGCTGCACGACCGCATGGCCGGCAGCGGCGATCGCGCCCTGAGCTTCGAACGCGACCTGGACGCCCGTACCCGCCCCGCCTTTGAACGCGAGAACGCCGAACTGGTCGCCTTCTACCACGAGCGTGCCGGCGCGGACGCCCCCGCCCTGCAACCCTGGGACGGCGCGTACTGGGCCGAGAAGCAGCGGCACGAGCAGTACGACTTCGACGAGGAAGCCCTGCGCCCGTACTTCCCGATGGACGGCGTCCTGGCGGGGATGTTCGAGATCGTGCGCCGCGTGTTCGGCGTGAGCGTCAGCGAATCGCAGGCGCCCGGCTGGCACCCGGAAGTGCGCTACTACGACATTCACGACGAGGCTGGCACGCACGTCGCGAGCTTCTACACCGACTGGTTCCCGCGTGACAGCAAACGCGCAGGCGCCTGGATGAACGCCTTCATCACCGGCGGCCCCCGCGAGAACGGCGTCGAGCCGCACCTGGGCCTGATGTGCGGCAACATGACCCCCCCCGACGCCGATACGCCCGCCCTGCTGTCCATCCGCGAGGTCGAAACGGTCTTCCACGAGTTCGGGCACCTGCTGCACCACGCCCTGTCCCGCGTGAGCGTCAAGAGCCTCAGCGGCACCCGCGTCGCCTGGGACTTCGTGGAACTGCCCAGCCAGATCATGGAGAACTGGGTCATGGAACGCGAGGCGCTCGACCTGTTCGCCCGCCACTACCAGACCGGCCAGACCATCCCCGAGGACCTGTTCGGCCGCATGATCGCCGCCCGCAACTACCGCGCCGCGAACGCCGCCATGCGCCAGTACTCCTTCGGCCTGACCGACCTGAGTCTGCACGTGGAATTCGACCCGACCGGCGACGCCGACCCCCTGCCGTACGCGCGGGACATCATGGCGACCTTCATTCCGTTCCCGCTGCCCGACACGTACGCGCAGATCGCCAGTTTCAGCCACCTGTTCAGCAGCCCCGTCGGGTACGGCGCCGGGTACTACAGCTACAAATGGGCCGAGGTGCTCGACGCCGACGCCTTCAGCCGCTTCGCGCAGGAGGGCATCTTCAACCGCGACACGGGCCGCGCCTTCGTGGACAGCGTCCTGAGCCGTGGCAACAGCGCCGACCCGTCCGAACTGTACCGCGAGTTCATGGGCCGCGACCCCGACGCCGACGCCCTGCTGCGCCGCAGCGGCCTCCTATAA
- the pruA gene encoding L-glutamate gamma-semialdehyde dehydrogenase, whose amino-acid sequence MIKVQEYRPQSFIDFTKEENVRAYQDALKKVRAELVGKHYPMVINGERVDTAQKLTSLNPCDTTEVVGTTAKATIEDAERALQGAWTAFESWKKWDMDARARVLLKAAAILKRRRLEACALMSIEVGKNYAEADVEVAEAIDFLEYYARSAMKYSGFGSSETTWFEGEENGLMSIPLGVGVSISPWNFPCAIFIGMAAAPIVVGNCVLVKPAEDAGLIAGFMVDIMLEAGLPAGVLQFLPGVGREIGEYLTTHAKTRFITFTGSRAVGLHINEVAAKVQPGQKWIKRVIMELGGKDGMIVDETADLDVAVTAAVQGAFGFNGQKCSAMSRLIVVDSVYDDVVNAFVERAGALKVGTGEENANVTAVVNQMSFDKIKGYLEIAPNEGKVLLGGAATGEANGKQGYYVQPTIVGDVKRESRLAQEEIFGPVVSVIRARDWQDALAIANSTEYGLTGGVCSASRERLEQARAEFEVGNLYFNRKITGAIVGVQPFGGYNMSGTDSKAGGPDYLANFMQLKTVTERW is encoded by the coding sequence ATGATCAAAGTTCAGGAGTACCGTCCGCAGAGCTTCATCGATTTCACGAAGGAAGAGAACGTCAGGGCCTACCAGGACGCGCTGAAGAAGGTGCGCGCCGAGCTGGTCGGCAAGCACTACCCGATGGTCATCAACGGTGAGCGGGTGGACACGGCCCAGAAGCTGACCAGCCTGAACCCCTGCGACACGACTGAAGTGGTGGGCACGACGGCGAAGGCCACCATCGAGGATGCCGAGCGGGCCCTGCAGGGCGCATGGACGGCGTTCGAGTCTTGGAAGAAGTGGGACATGGACGCCCGCGCGCGCGTGCTGCTGAAGGCCGCCGCGATCCTGAAGCGTCGCCGCCTGGAGGCGTGCGCCCTGATGAGCATCGAGGTCGGGAAGAACTACGCCGAGGCCGACGTGGAGGTCGCGGAGGCGATCGATTTCCTGGAGTACTACGCGCGCAGCGCCATGAAGTACTCGGGCTTCGGGAGCAGCGAGACGACGTGGTTCGAGGGTGAGGAGAACGGCCTGATGAGCATCCCGCTGGGGGTGGGCGTGAGCATCAGCCCGTGGAACTTCCCGTGCGCGATCTTCATCGGGATGGCGGCCGCGCCGATCGTGGTGGGGAACTGCGTCCTGGTGAAGCCCGCCGAGGACGCTGGGCTGATCGCGGGGTTCATGGTGGACATCATGCTGGAGGCCGGGCTGCCCGCCGGGGTGCTGCAGTTCCTGCCCGGCGTGGGCAGGGAGATCGGGGAGTACCTGACGACGCACGCGAAGACGCGGTTCATCACGTTCACGGGGAGCCGCGCGGTGGGCCTGCACATCAACGAGGTGGCGGCGAAGGTGCAGCCCGGCCAGAAGTGGATCAAGCGCGTGATCATGGAGCTGGGCGGCAAGGACGGCATGATCGTGGACGAGACCGCCGATCTGGACGTGGCGGTGACGGCGGCGGTGCAGGGCGCGTTCGGGTTCAACGGGCAGAAGTGCAGCGCCATGAGCCGCCTGATCGTGGTGGACAGCGTGTACGACGACGTGGTGAACGCCTTCGTGGAGCGCGCCGGGGCCCTGAAGGTCGGGACGGGCGAGGAGAACGCGAACGTCACGGCGGTCGTGAACCAGATGAGCTTCGACAAGATCAAGGGGTACCTGGAGATTGCCCCCAATGAGGGCAAGGTGCTGCTGGGCGGCGCGGCGACCGGCGAGGCGAACGGCAAGCAAGGCTACTACGTGCAGCCGACCATCGTGGGTGACGTGAAGCGCGAGTCGCGTCTGGCGCAGGAGGAGATCTTCGGGCCGGTCGTGTCGGTCATCCGCGCGCGGGACTGGCAGGACGCGCTTGCTATCGCGAACAGCACCGAGTACGGCCTGACGGGCGGCGTGTGCAGCGCCAGCCGGGAGCGTCTGGAGCAGGCCCGCGCGGAGTTCGAGGTGGGGAACCTGTACTTCAACCGCAAGATCACGGGCGCGATCGTGGGGGTGCAGCCGTTCGGCGGGTACAACATGAGCGGCACGGACAGCAAGGCGGGCGGCCCGGATTACCTGGCGAACTTCATGCAGCTGAAGACCGTGACCGAGCGCTGGTAA
- a CDS encoding cold-shock protein, translating into MAVGKVKWFNAEKGFGFIQTEGSPDVFAHFSAIQSTGFKKLNEGDEVEFEVEEGQRGKGPQAKNIVVTKAAPVSEYGGGRRDDRW; encoded by the coding sequence ATGGCTGTAGGTAAAGTGAAATGGTTTAACGCGGAGAAGGGCTTCGGTTTCATTCAGACGGAAGGGAGCCCCGACGTGTTCGCGCACTTCAGCGCCATCCAGAGCACCGGCTTCAAGAAGCTCAACGAGGGCGACGAAGTCGAGTTCGAAGTGGAAGAAGGCCAGCGCGGCAAGGGCCCGCAGGCCAAGAACATCGTCGTGACGAAGGCCGCGCCCGTCAGCGAGTACGGCGGTGGCCGCCGCGACGACCGCTGGTAA
- a CDS encoding 3-hydroxybutyrate dehydrogenase, with translation MTQGTQKTTQTTQGRAALVTGGTGGIGLAIAQRLVQDGLRVAVLDLDRPQAREVARANGLIFIGADLSRREDCRRAVDEVVAALGGLDVLVNNAGFQHIDPIAAFPEDTWDAMLAVMLTAPFLLSRYAWPHLTRSGQGRIVNVASIHGHVASPFKSAYVSAKHGLIGLTRTAALEAGEQGLTVNAICPGYVRTPLVEGQIADQARTRGLSVQEVEQRVMLEPAAIKRLLNPQDIAALASYVVSPAAWGMTGAVLDLDLGWTAR, from the coding sequence ATGACGCAGGGCACGCAGAAGACCACGCAGACGACGCAGGGCAGGGCCGCGCTGGTCACGGGCGGTACGGGTGGCATCGGGCTGGCGATCGCGCAGCGGCTCGTGCAGGATGGGTTGCGGGTGGCGGTGCTGGACCTGGACCGGCCGCAGGCCCGCGAGGTGGCGCGGGCGAACGGACTGATCTTCATCGGGGCGGACCTGTCGCGCCGCGAGGACTGCCGCCGCGCGGTGGATGAGGTGGTGGCGGCGCTGGGGGGCCTTGACGTGCTGGTGAACAACGCGGGCTTTCAGCACATCGATCCCATTGCCGCCTTCCCGGAGGACACCTGGGACGCGATGCTGGCGGTCATGCTGACGGCGCCGTTCCTGCTGAGCCGGTACGCGTGGCCGCACCTGACCCGCTCCGGGCAGGGGCGGATCGTGAACGTGGCGAGCATCCACGGACATGTGGCCAGCCCGTTCAAGAGTGCGTACGTCAGCGCGAAGCACGGTCTGATCGGCCTGACGCGCACGGCGGCGCTGGAGGCCGGTGAGCAGGGCCTGACCGTGAACGCCATCTGTCCGGGGTACGTGCGTACGCCGCTGGTCGAGGGGCAGATCGCCGATCAGGCCCGCACTCGTGGCCTGAGCGTGCAGGAGGTCGAGCAGCGGGTGATGCTGGAACCCGCCGCGATCAAGCGTCTGCTGAACCCGCAGGACATCGCCGCGCTGGCCAGTTACGTGGTCAGCCCGGCGGCGTGGGGCATGACGGGCGCGGTGCTGGATCTGGATCTAGGCTGGACCGCCCGGTAA
- a CDS encoding CAP domain-containing protein, translated as MWNPKRTLGALAALLALGLPGTTQAAPTPAESQLMVRLNQVRAQGVNCPGSGRRPVAGALSYSPQLAAAARIQAGYMSSSGRITHTGADGSTPKVRAASTGVNAVSVTEIIYMGGGVNPEQAVRWWLNSAVHCYWMNENRYTHVGAAVVQGSRGTSYVMVLSSQPR; from the coding sequence ATGTGGAACCCCAAGCGGACGCTTGGCGCACTGGCGGCCCTTCTGGCCCTCGGTCTGCCCGGCACCACCCAGGCCGCCCCCACCCCCGCCGAGAGTCAGCTGATGGTCCGGCTGAACCAGGTGCGCGCCCAGGGTGTCAACTGCCCCGGCAGCGGGCGGCGCCCCGTGGCAGGCGCACTCAGCTACTCGCCGCAACTGGCCGCCGCCGCGCGCATCCAGGCCGGGTACATGAGCAGCAGTGGCCGCATCACCCACACCGGCGCCGACGGCTCCACACCCAAGGTCCGCGCGGCCAGCACCGGCGTGAACGCCGTCAGCGTCACCGAAATCATCTACATGGGCGGCGGCGTGAACCCCGAACAGGCCGTGCGCTGGTGGCTGAACTCGGCGGTGCACTGCTACTGGATGAACGAGAACCGCTACACCCACGTAGGGGCCGCCGTCGTGCAGGGCTCGCGCGGCACCTCGTACGTGATGGTCCTGAGCAGCCAGCCCCGCTAA
- a CDS encoding proline dehydrogenase family protein, with amino-acid sequence MIDQLYRKAVLTVAGQKTIENAVRARGWGMAQRFVAGETPQTAIQAVHDLKKDGIMANLDLLGEFIESPAQCTQFADNVITMLDAAHADGITPYVSIKLSSVGQGKTEGGEDLGLTNARRIIRRAREYGGFVCLDMEDHPRVDQTLAQFRTLHGEFGGQHVGTVLQSYLYRTEKDRGSLDDLTPNLRIVKGAYLEPETVAYPQKADVDAAYRRLVYAHMQAGNYVNVATHDESIIHDVQMYALAHGVSKDAFEFQMLYGIRRDLQRNLAAAGYRVRAYIPYGRDWYPYFSRRIAETPRNAMFVLRGMLKG; translated from the coding sequence ATGATCGACCAGCTGTACCGCAAAGCAGTCCTGACCGTCGCCGGGCAGAAAACCATCGAGAACGCCGTCCGCGCCCGCGGCTGGGGCATGGCGCAGCGTTTCGTCGCCGGGGAAACCCCACAGACCGCCATCCAGGCCGTGCACGACCTGAAAAAAGACGGCATCATGGCGAACCTCGACCTGCTGGGCGAATTCATCGAGAGCCCCGCGCAGTGCACGCAGTTCGCCGACAACGTCATCACCATGCTCGACGCCGCGCACGCCGACGGCATCACGCCCTACGTCAGCATCAAGCTGTCCAGCGTCGGCCAGGGCAAGACCGAAGGCGGCGAGGACCTGGGTCTCACGAACGCCCGCCGCATCATCCGCCGCGCCAGGGAGTACGGCGGGTTCGTGTGCCTCGACATGGAAGACCACCCCCGCGTCGACCAGACCCTCGCGCAGTTCCGCACCCTGCACGGCGAGTTCGGCGGGCAGCACGTCGGCACCGTCCTCCAGAGCTACCTCTACCGCACCGAGAAAGACAGAGGCAGCCTGGACGACCTGACCCCCAACCTCCGCATCGTGAAGGGCGCGTACCTGGAACCCGAAACGGTCGCGTACCCGCAGAAAGCCGACGTGGACGCCGCGTACCGCCGCCTCGTATACGCCCACATGCAGGCCGGGAACTACGTGAACGTCGCCACGCACGACGAAAGCATCATCCACGACGTGCAGATGTACGCCCTCGCGCACGGCGTCAGCAAGGACGCCTTCGAATTCCAGATGCTGTACGGCATCCGCCGCGACCTGCAACGCAACCTCGCCGCCGCCGGGTACCGCGTCCGCGCGTACATCCCCTACGGCCGCGACTGGTACCCCTACTTCAGCCGCCGCATCGCCGAGACGCCCCGCAACGCCATGTTCGTGCTGCGCGGCATGCTCAAAGGCTGA
- a CDS encoding CoA transferase subunit A, translating into MNKVYPDAHAALSDIVADGQTIAVGGFGLCGIPEQLILALRDSGATNLTAVSNNAGVDGWGLGLLLQTRQIRRMISSYVGENKEFERQYLAGELELEFTPQGTLAERMRAGGAGIPGFYTRTGVGTLVAEGKEHKDFDGQTYILERGIVADVALVKAWKADRAGNLVYRKTARNFNPMAATCGRVTVAEVEEIVEIGQIDPDDVDTPGIFVQRVVLNAAPEKRIEQRTVRAG; encoded by the coding sequence ATGAACAAGGTGTACCCCGACGCCCACGCGGCGCTCTCCGACATTGTGGCCGACGGCCAGACCATCGCCGTGGGGGGCTTCGGCCTGTGCGGCATTCCCGAACAGCTCATCCTCGCGCTGCGCGACAGCGGGGCCACCAACCTGACAGCCGTCAGCAACAACGCCGGGGTGGACGGCTGGGGCCTGGGCCTGCTGCTCCAGACCCGCCAGATCCGCCGGATGATCAGCTCCTACGTCGGCGAGAACAAGGAATTCGAACGCCAGTACCTCGCCGGGGAACTCGAACTGGAATTCACGCCGCAGGGCACGCTGGCCGAACGCATGCGCGCCGGTGGGGCGGGCATCCCCGGCTTCTACACGAGGACCGGCGTGGGCACCCTGGTCGCCGAGGGCAAGGAACACAAGGACTTCGACGGCCAGACGTACATCCTGGAACGCGGCATCGTCGCCGACGTGGCGCTGGTCAAGGCGTGGAAGGCCGACCGGGCCGGGAATCTCGTGTACCGCAAGACCGCCCGGAACTTCAACCCGATGGCCGCCACCTGCGGCCGGGTGACCGTCGCGGAGGTCGAGGAGATCGTCGAGATCGGTCAGATCGACCCGGACGACGTGGACACCCCCGGCATCTTCGTGCAGCGCGTCGTGCTGAACGCTGCGCCCGAGAAACGCATCGAGCAGCGGACCGTCCGCGCCGGGTAG
- a CDS encoding GntR family transcriptional regulator encodes MTSFERPTLVRDGVYEHLRRAVLDGDLMPGDRLGEVELGAQLGVSRTPIREALMRLTQDGLLVAEANKGVRVRTLSAAEARDTYVVREELDGLAAALAAQHHTPTDAQTLRGALHALQRAPSSDYREQTRLDLAYHRAITAATHNATLADLNRDLEQRVALIKHQTRTYNAHPQTDAQHADILTAILARDPDAARQAARTHVRTFAALVLQNLAQPTLAQPTPTQPTHPEKQA; translated from the coding sequence ATGACCTCTTTCGAGCGCCCCACCCTGGTCCGCGACGGCGTCTATGAACACCTGCGCCGCGCCGTCCTGGACGGCGACCTGATGCCCGGCGACCGCCTGGGTGAGGTGGAACTCGGCGCGCAACTCGGCGTGTCCCGCACCCCCATCCGCGAGGCCCTGATGCGCCTGACCCAGGACGGCCTGCTCGTCGCCGAGGCGAACAAGGGCGTGCGCGTCCGCACCCTCAGCGCCGCCGAGGCCCGCGACACCTACGTCGTCCGCGAGGAACTCGACGGACTGGCCGCCGCCCTCGCCGCGCAACACCACACGCCCACCGACGCCCAGACCCTGCGCGGCGCCCTGCACGCCCTGCAACGCGCGCCCAGCAGCGACTACCGCGAACAGACCCGCCTGGACCTCGCGTACCACCGCGCCATCACCGCCGCCACCCACAACGCCACGCTGGCCGACCTGAACCGCGACCTCGAACAGCGCGTCGCACTCATCAAGCACCAGACCCGCACGTACAACGCCCACCCGCAGACCGACGCCCAGCACGCCGACATCCTGACCGCCATCCTGGCCCGCGACCCGGACGCCGCCCGTCAGGCCGCCCGCACGCACGTCCGCACCTTCGCCGCCCTGGTCCTCCAGAACCTCGCCCAGCCCACCCTTGCCCAGCCCACCCCCACGCAGCCCACCCACCCGGAGAAACAAGCATGA
- the nadE gene encoding ammonia-dependent NAD(+) synthetase, with the protein MSMQQVIIRELEVRPVIDPAAEVERRVAFLCAYLRASGTRGFVLGISGGQDSTLAGRLCQLATERLRADGTEATFVAVRLPYGVQADEADAQRALAFIRPDRSVTVNVRGAVDAASGAAAAALAEAGVGGELRDFVRGNIKARERMVAQYALAGQLNMLVVGTDHAAEAITGFFTKYGDGGVDVTPLTGLSKRQGAQLLEFLGAPEETWRKVPTADLEDDRPGLPDEVALGLTYAQIDDYLEGQDVAPEVAGKLERLYRITRHKRAVPVTPFDGWWQEA; encoded by the coding sequence ATGAGCATGCAGCAGGTCATCATCCGGGAACTGGAGGTCCGCCCCGTCATCGACCCGGCGGCCGAGGTGGAGCGGCGCGTGGCGTTCCTGTGCGCGTACCTGCGCGCGTCGGGCACGCGGGGGTTCGTGCTGGGCATCAGCGGCGGGCAGGACAGCACCCTGGCCGGGCGGCTGTGCCAGCTGGCCACCGAGCGCCTGCGCGCCGACGGCACCGAGGCGACCTTCGTGGCCGTGCGCCTGCCGTACGGCGTGCAGGCCGACGAGGCGGACGCGCAGCGCGCCCTGGCGTTCATCCGACCCGACCGGAGCGTGACCGTGAACGTCAGGGGCGCCGTGGACGCGGCCTCGGGCGCCGCAGCGGCCGCGCTGGCAGAGGCGGGTGTGGGCGGCGAACTGCGTGATTTCGTGCGCGGGAACATCAAGGCCCGCGAGCGGATGGTCGCGCAGTACGCGCTGGCCGGGCAGCTGAACATGCTGGTCGTGGGCACCGACCACGCCGCCGAGGCCATCACGGGCTTCTTCACGAAGTACGGGGACGGCGGCGTGGACGTCACGCCCCTGACCGGCCTGAGCAAACGCCAGGGCGCGCAACTGCTGGAATTCCTGGGCGCACCCGAGGAAACGTGGCGCAAGGTCCCCACCGCCGACCTGGAAGACGACCGCCCCGGCCTCCCCGACGAGGTCGCGCTGGGCCTGACGTACGCGCAGATCGACGACTACCTCGAAGGCCAGGACGTCGCGCCGGAAGTGGCCGGGAAGCTGGAACGCCTGTACCGCATCACCCGCCACAAGCGCGCCGTGCCGGTCACGCCGTTCGACGGGTGGTGGCAGGAGGCGTAA